The Candidatus Eremiobacteraceae bacterium nucleotide sequence GGCCACGCCGGGGCCGAACAGGCCGTCGAGAAACTCGGTCTCCTGCGGCGACATCAGCTCGTACCGCCGACCGGCGGCGCCGTCACGAACTTCTCGTCGTCGTGGAGGTGGACCGTCTCGCCGTCCGAGATCGGAGCCCTCCGGTTGCCCTCGACACGGTATAGCAAGTTTGCCGCTGGCACGTTGGCGAGGGCCTTGATCTGTGCGCCGGTCATCGTCTTCGAGTGAACCGCGTAGTCGACACCATCGATTTGAATGTCGAACTTGTCCCGATCTTCCATCATCACACTCCGCGAGCCGCGTTGGGCCGTTCACACAGGATATCGGGGGAGAAGGCGGATCGGTTACGCCGTTGTAGCGTTCATTTGAAAAGAGTCTCGAAGAACGCACCGCCGTTTTGGGCCTTCTGCGATTCGGCGCCGAACCGCTCGACGCTCTTCGCCTTCAGCTCCTCCTTCAACCCGGGGTCATGCCAGATCACGCCAAAAAGCGGGTTCGAACGCGAGACGGCGGTCGCGTCGAAAAGCAAATCGACGATACGCCTTCCAGCGCGCGACATCGTCGCCTGCCAGATGAAGC carries:
- a CDS encoding multiubiquitin domain-containing protein, yielding MMEDRDKFDIQIDGVDYAVHSKTMTGAQIKALANVPAANLLYRVEGNRRAPISDGETVHLHDDEKFVTAPPVGGTS